One part of the Tenacibaculum sp. 190130A14a genome encodes these proteins:
- a CDS encoding leucine-rich repeat domain-containing protein has product MLKKITFFLILFINHILFSQESRIFTSLVEANHTPNFVYHLNLSNQKLSKLPKELISFVNLKTLDASNNNLQQIDSAILVLKNLETLNVANNNLNSLPVNVHHLNNLKSLNLNFNKFTSIPENILRLEKLETLRFESNLLEELPEQINLLKALKKLYLKNNSLWLFPDSFSGMKNLKIVDVSNNNLSQISNGLNARNLRRLKKLLLANNPFSSYEKGKIKFGVPKTCKIIWN; this is encoded by the coding sequence ATGCTTAAAAAAATTACTTTCTTTTTAATCTTATTTATTAATCATATTCTTTTCTCACAAGAAAGCAGAATATTTACTTCTTTGGTTGAAGCGAATCATACACCTAATTTTGTATATCATTTGAATCTTTCTAATCAAAAATTAAGTAAATTACCTAAAGAGCTCATCTCTTTTGTCAACTTAAAAACACTCGATGCTTCAAATAACAACTTGCAACAAATAGATAGCGCAATTTTAGTTTTGAAAAATTTAGAAACGCTAAATGTAGCCAATAATAACTTAAATTCACTGCCTGTAAACGTACATCACCTAAATAATTTAAAATCGCTCAACCTAAATTTCAATAAGTTTACAAGTATTCCAGAAAACATTTTGAGGTTAGAAAAATTAGAAACACTTCGTTTTGAAAGTAATTTACTAGAGGAACTTCCTGAACAGATTAACTTACTTAAAGCACTAAAAAAGTTATACTTAAAAAACAATTCTCTCTGGCTGTTCCCTGACTCCTTTAGTGGGATGAAGAATCTTAAAATAGTTGATGTATCTAATAATAACCTATCGCAAATTTCGAATGGCTTAAATGCTCGAAACCTGCGACGGTTAAAAAAATTATTACTTGCTAACAATCCTTTCTCTAGTTACGAAAAAGGAAAAATCAAATTTGGAGTACCTAAAACCTGTAAAATTATTTGGAACTAA